The following coding sequences are from one Haploplasma axanthum window:
- a CDS encoding TldD/PmbA family protein, with product MKKETIQEILNQSLTSGADFGELFFEKTINSGINVMNGEVINIGVSDTSGVGIRLLKGSDEVYGFTNEVTKEEILRLLEQLKASFNDKPGVVAKLGESLPFNNKIEKPFDKVPTKDKTAKLLELNAITRQESDLILQAFSNLIEVKQEILVANTEGIYQNDERIYSRVILGAVAKDGEKMEQGFESQGRFMGFEIFDKIDYKKYAVDVAESAVKQLSAKDIKAGVMPVVIHNGFGGVIFHEACGHPLEASAIAKGLSPFAGKLGQRVASEVVSAYDNGDVEGAWGRLNFDDEGHPTQNNLLIENGILKGYLIDKRNGRTMNAKSTGSSRRQSYKYSPTSRMNSTFIANGKDNYEDIIKDTKFGLFAKKLGGGTVNPTTGEFNFAVQEGYMIEDGKLTDAVKGAMLIGNGKDILFEIDRVANNLEFGQGMCGASSGSIPVDVGQPTIRVKKITVGGLGDE from the coding sequence ATGAAAAAAGAAACAATACAAGAGATTTTAAATCAGTCATTAACTAGTGGAGCTGATTTTGGAGAACTATTTTTTGAAAAAACGATTAATAGTGGTATTAATGTAATGAATGGAGAAGTTATTAATATAGGTGTATCAGATACATCAGGTGTAGGAATTAGATTGTTAAAAGGTAGTGATGAAGTTTACGGATTTACTAATGAAGTTACAAAAGAAGAAATCCTACGACTTTTAGAACAATTAAAAGCAAGTTTTAATGATAAACCTGGCGTTGTAGCTAAACTTGGTGAATCATTGCCATTTAATAATAAAATTGAAAAACCATTTGATAAAGTGCCAACTAAAGATAAAACAGCAAAGCTTTTAGAACTTAATGCAATAACAAGACAAGAAAGTGATTTAATACTTCAAGCATTTTCTAACTTAATTGAAGTTAAACAAGAAATATTAGTTGCAAACACTGAAGGAATATATCAAAATGATGAACGTATCTATTCAAGAGTAATATTAGGTGCTGTTGCTAAAGATGGAGAAAAGATGGAACAAGGATTTGAAAGTCAAGGAAGATTTATGGGCTTTGAAATTTTTGATAAAATTGATTATAAAAAATATGCAGTAGATGTAGCAGAATCTGCAGTTAAACAACTAAGCGCTAAAGACATTAAAGCTGGAGTAATGCCAGTTGTAATTCATAATGGTTTTGGTGGAGTAATCTTCCATGAAGCGTGTGGACATCCATTAGAAGCAAGTGCAATTGCTAAAGGCTTATCACCATTTGCTGGTAAACTTGGACAAAGAGTTGCATCAGAAGTTGTTAGTGCATATGACAATGGTGATGTAGAAGGAGCATGGGGAAGACTAAATTTCGATGATGAAGGTCATCCAACCCAAAACAATCTTTTAATTGAAAATGGAATTTTAAAAGGATATTTAATTGATAAAAGAAATGGGCGAACAATGAATGCAAAATCTACAGGATCAAGTCGTAGACAATCATATAAATATTCACCTACATCAAGAATGAACTCAACATTTATTGCAAATGGTAAAGATAATTATGAAGATATAATTAAAGATACAAAATTCGGATTATTTGCTAAAAAATTAGGCGGAGGAACTGTTAATCCAACAACAGGAGAATTTAACTTTGCTGTTCAAGAAGGCTATATGATTGAAGATGGGAAATTAACTGATGCTGTAAAAGGAGCAATGTTGATTGGTAACGGAAAAGATATTTTATTTGAAATTGACCGTGTTGCAAACAATCTTGAATTTGGTCAAGGTATGTGTGGTGCTTCATCAGGATCAATTCCAGTCGATGTTGGACAACCAACAATACGTGTTAAAAAAATAACTGTTGGAGGACTTGGCGATGAGTAA